One bacterium genomic window carries:
- a CDS encoding CDP-alcohol phosphatidyltransferase family protein, with the protein MEPANVGDRRIRTWPNALSAIRLAMALAAALLFLVFGLVLAPILLSVIASLLDALDGWLARRLRQISRLGEHLDPLADKVLITVVFGALACFLNEPWVWVLVGLLLLREWGITWLREALKRRRNLTLPAGRIGKWKMLSQSLFGNLFLFWMSRAPDARPGEVGFALSLAAALGLILVLSYTSAFRYLIRLQS; encoded by the coding sequence ATGGAGCCCGCCAACGTCGGCGATCGCCGCATCCGCACCTGGCCCAATGCGCTCAGCGCCATCCGCCTGGCGATGGCCCTGGCGGCGGCGCTGCTCTTCCTCGTGTTCGGCCTCGTCCTCGCGCCCATCCTGCTCTCGGTGATCGCCAGCCTGCTCGACGCGCTCGACGGCTGGCTCGCCCGCCGGCTCCGGCAGATTTCCCGGCTCGGCGAGCACCTCGATCCCCTGGCCGACAAGGTGCTGATCACGGTCGTCTTCGGCGCGCTGGCTTGCTTCCTGAATGAGCCCTGGGTCTGGGTACTCGTTGGGCTGCTCCTGCTGCGGGAGTGGGGGATCACCTGGCTGCGCGAGGCGCTCAAGCGCCGGCGCAATCTCACGCTGCCGGCCGGGCGCATCGGCAAGTGGAAGATGCTCAGCCAGAGCCTGTTCGGGAACCTGTTCCTCTTCTGGATGAGCCGGGCGCCCGACGCTCGCCCCGGCGAGGTCGGCTTCGCGCTCAGCCTGGCGGCGGCTCTCGGGCTCATCCTCGTGCTCTCCTACACCTCCGCATTCCGCTACCTGATCCGCCTGCAGTCCTGA
- a CDS encoding HAMP domain-containing histidine kinase yields the protein MEQLKEVALVSSPELRRDLNRLLGCRDAESLAAALATELELHFPGRQGLLAVCPAETRDWQVWSLPSLLQEPWSASHPVVEELRENGELRLLSLEGQAPGEELLGLALRDGRQGLLGALAVALPAERRREPIERRLLEDWLLGVGPLAALLLERRALREHLESLEQDVDQLESLKASFIDTVTHELKTPLTSILGFSSLALDQPDLAERKPLPEFLRSIHDAALQLDRLISELLVMSEMAAAEGVLELEDRSLASLLTEYREGWLGRLASHERVRFHDCGIQCTVRVDPYQFHRILGHLLKNALVFSPPDSPVDLRCSFISGRRRRDSTDFLRIDISDRGPGIPSAEQERIFRKFYQVDRSSTREHGGAGLGLSVAKEFTEAMGGRLWLRSKPGHGSTFSFTVPVPREAGAAPRRGGRASRQQ from the coding sequence ATGGAGCAACTGAAGGAAGTCGCCCTCGTCAGCAGCCCTGAGCTGCGGCGCGACCTGAACCGTCTCCTCGGCTGCCGTGACGCGGAGAGCCTGGCCGCCGCTCTGGCCACCGAACTCGAGCTGCACTTCCCCGGCCGCCAGGGCCTCCTCGCCGTCTGTCCGGCCGAAACGCGGGATTGGCAGGTCTGGAGCCTGCCCAGCTTGCTCCAGGAGCCCTGGTCGGCCAGCCATCCCGTCGTCGAAGAGCTGCGGGAGAACGGCGAGCTGCGCCTGCTCTCGCTCGAAGGCCAGGCGCCCGGCGAGGAGCTGCTCGGCCTCGCCCTGCGCGACGGGCGGCAAGGCCTGCTCGGCGCGCTGGCGGTCGCCCTGCCAGCCGAGCGGCGTCGCGAGCCGATCGAGCGGCGCCTCCTCGAGGACTGGCTGCTCGGTGTCGGGCCGCTGGCGGCCCTGCTGCTCGAGCGCCGCGCGCTGCGCGAGCACCTGGAGTCGCTCGAGCAGGACGTCGATCAGCTCGAGTCGCTCAAGGCGAGCTTCATCGACACCGTCACGCACGAGCTGAAGACGCCGCTGACGAGCATCCTCGGCTTCTCCTCGCTCGCGCTCGACCAGCCCGACCTCGCGGAGCGCAAGCCGCTGCCCGAGTTCCTGCGCTCCATCCACGACGCCGCGCTGCAGCTCGATCGCCTGATCAGCGAGCTGCTCGTGATGAGCGAGATGGCCGCCGCCGAGGGCGTGCTCGAACTCGAGGACCGCAGCCTGGCGTCCCTGCTCACGGAGTACCGCGAGGGCTGGCTCGGCCGCCTCGCCAGCCACGAGCGCGTGCGCTTCCACGATTGCGGGATCCAGTGCACCGTCCGGGTGGATCCCTACCAGTTCCACCGCATCCTCGGGCACCTGCTGAAGAATGCGCTCGTCTTCTCGCCGCCGGACAGCCCGGTGGACCTGCGCTGCAGCTTCATCTCCGGCCGCCGCCGCCGCGACTCGACGGATTTCCTGCGCATCGACATCAGTGATCGCGGGCCGGGCATCCCGTCCGCCGAGCAGGAGCGCATCTTCCGCAAGTTCTACCAGGTGGATCGCTCGAGCACACGCGAGCATGGCGGCGCTGGGCTCGGCCTCAGCGTGGCCAAGGAGTTCACCGAGGCGATGGGCGGCCGGCTCTGGCTGCGCAGCAAGCCGGGGCACGGCTCGACCTTCTCCTTCACGGTGCCGGTGCCGCGCGAAGCGGGGGCCGCGCCGCGCCGCGGCGGCCGCGCTTCACGCCAGCAGTAG